The proteins below are encoded in one region of Drosophila santomea strain STO CAGO 1482 chromosome 2R, Prin_Dsan_1.1, whole genome shotgun sequence:
- the LOC120446387 gene encoding hydroxysteroid dehydrogenase-like protein 1, with the protein MFCALSTFITFVGVYALASYLYEQLRTPYKLLKIRYFSDSRPTLKERFGDWAAVTGASDGIGKEYAKELARQNINVVLIARSEEKLQAVAKEIAENGADVKTKIVIADFTKGSEVYEHIEKETANIPISILVNNVGAGKPTSLLKWNQEDTQNIIDTNVVAVSQLSRIFFQRMKASKIKGAIVNVSSGSELQPLPYGAYYAASKAYTRSLTLALYHEAKPYGIHVQLLSPNFVVTKINSYSRQIMKGGLFIPSASAYAKSAVNQLRDEVDETSGYLWHHVQNAVATAFTWRVRTYVACKLFKKISNKK; encoded by the exons ATGTTCTGCGCCCTATCAACGTTCATCACTTTTGTTGGCGTTTATGCCCTGGCCTCTTATCTCTACGAGCAGTTAAGAACGCCGTACAAATTGCTCAAAATCAGGTATTTCAGCGACTCTAGGCCCACCCTCAAGGAGCGTTTCGGAGATTGGGCCGCTGTCACGGGGGCCAGCGATGGAATTGGCAAGGAATACGCCAAGGAGCTGGCCCGCCAGAACATCAATGTGGTCCTGATCGCCAGAAGCGAGGAGAAGCTCCAGGCGGTTGCCAAGGAAATCG CGGAAAACGGTGCCGATGTTAAGACTAAGATTGTGATAGCTGATTTTACCAAGGGCTCGGAGGTCTATGAGCACATCGAAAAGGAAACTGCCAATATACCCATTTCTATACTTG TAAACAACGTTGGAGCCGGCAAGCCGACATCATTGCTGAAATGGAATCAGGAAGACACCCAAAACATCATTGACACCAACGTGGTGGCCGTTTCCCAGCTGTCTCGCATCTTCTTCCAGCGCATGAAGGCGTCTAAGATCAAAGGAGCCATTGTCAATGTGAGTTCCGGTTCGGAACTCCAGCCCCTGCCCTATGGAGCCTATTACGCCGCCTCAAAGGCGTACACCCGTAGTTTAACCCTGGCTTTATACCATGAGGCGAAGCCCTATGGCATCCATGTGCAACTGCTGTCCCCGAACTTTGTGGTCACTAAGATCAATTCGTACTCCAGGCAGATCATGAAGGGTGGTCTCTTCATCCCATCGGCTTCGGCTTATGCCAAGAGTGCGGTTAATCAGCTGCGGGACGAAGTGGACGAGACTTCTGGTTACCTGTGGCACCATGTCCAAAATGCTGTGGCCACCGCCTTCACCTGGCGAGTGCGAACCTATGTCGCCTGTAAATTGTTCAAAAAAATATCCAACAAAAAATAG
- the LOC120446388 gene encoding hydroxysteroid dehydrogenase-like protein 1: MFCTLSTFITFVGVYALASYLYEQLRTPYKLLKIRYFSDSRPTLKERFGDWAAVTGASDGIGKEYAKELARQNINVVLIARSEKKLQAVAKEIAESGAGVQTKIVIADFTKGSEVYEHIEKETANIPISILVNNVGVGTPTALLKVSQEDTEIIIETNVVAVSQLSRIFFQRMKASKTKGAIVNVGSGSELQPMPYDALYAASKAYTRSLTLALYHEARPYGIHVQLLSPNFVVTKINSYSKQIMKGGLFIPSASAYAKSAVNQLRDEVDETSGYLWHHVQNAVATAFTWRVRTYVGSKLFT; the protein is encoded by the exons ATGTTCTGTACCCTATCAACGTTCATCACTTTCGTTGGCGTTTATGCCCTGGCCTCTTATCTCTACGAGCAGTTAAGAACGCCGTACAAATTGCTCAAAATCAGGTATTTCAGCGACTCTAGGCCCACCCTCAAGGAGCGTTTCGGAGATTGGGCCGCTGTCACGGGGGCCAGCGATGGAATTGGCAAGGAATACGCCAAGGAGCTGGCCCGCCAGAACATCAATGTGGTCCTGATCGCCAGAAGCGAGAAGAAGCTCCAGGCGGTTGCCAAGGAAATCG cGGAAAGCGGTGCCGGTGTTCAGACTAAGATTGTGATAGCCGATTTTACCAAGGGCTCGGAGGTCTATGAGCACATCGAAAAGGAAACTGCCAATATACCCATTTCTATACTTG TAAACAACGTTGGAGTCGGCACGCCGACAGCCTTGCTGAAAGTGAGTCAGGAAGACACTGAAATCATCATCGAAACCAACGTGGTGGCCGTTTCCCAGCTGTCTCGCATCTTCTTCCAGCGCATGAAGGCGTCTAAGACCAAAGGAGCCATTGTCAATGTGGGGTCCGGTTCGGAGCTGCAGCCCATGCCCTATGATGCCTTATACGCCGCCTCGAAGGCGTACACCCGTAGTTTAACCCTGGCTTTATACCACGAGGCGAGGCCGTATGGCATCCATGTGCAACTGCTGTCCCCGAACTTTGTGGTCACCAAGATCAATTCGTACTCCAAGCAGATTATGAAGGGTGGTCTCTTCATCCCATCGGCTTCGGCTTATGCCAAGAGTGCGGTTAATCAGCTGCGGGACGAAGTGGACGAGACTTCTGGTTACCTGTGGCACCATGTCCAAAATGCTGTGGCCACCGCCTTCACCTGGCGAGTGCGAACATATGTCGGCAGTAAATTGTTTACATAA
- the LOC120446029 gene encoding hydroxysteroid dehydrogenase-like protein 1 isoform X1: MQPVLEVSIYTLLRMAFIWQLISAAIYLVGLLTIGVFLYDNLKSLVSIIKAVLEPYFQPHLPKTLVEKFGQWAVVTGATDGIGKEYARELARQGINLVLISRTKEKLIAVTNEIESQYKVKTKWIAVDFCRGREVYDQIEKELAGIDVGILVNNVGMMYDHPESLDLVSEDLLWNLLTVNMGSVTMLTRKILPQMIGRRKGAIVNLGSSSELQPLPNMTVYAASKKFVTYFSKALELEVAEHNIHVQLVMPNFVVTKMNAYADRVMQGGLFFPNAYTFARSAVFTLGKTSETNGFWTHGIQYAFMKLAPLPIRTFLGHQLFKRLRIEALEQKQKKLKLT; the protein is encoded by the exons ATGCAGCCAGTTCTGGAAGTGAGCATATACACCCTGCTGAGGATGGCGTTCATTTGGCAGCTGATCTCGGCGGCAATCTACCTGGTCGGATTGCTCACCATCGGTGTATTCCTGTACGACAACCTCAAGTCCTTGGTCAGCATAATCAAGGCCGTCCTGGAACCCTATTTCCAGCCGCACTTGCCAAAGACATTGGTGGAAAAGTTCGGACAATGGGCAG TGGTGACTGGCGCAACCGATGGCATTGGAAAGGAGTATGCCAGGGAGCTGGCTCGCCAGGGTATCAACCTGGTGCTCATCTCGCGGACGAAGGAGAAGCTTATTGCGGTGACCAATGAGATTG AGAGCCAGTACAAAGTGAAGACCAAGTGGATTGCAGTGGATTTCTGCAGGGGACGCGAGGTGTACGATCAGATTGAAAAGGAACTAGCGGGCATAGACGTTGGCATTTTGG TCAACAACGTGGGTATGATGTATGACCACCCAGAGAGCCTTGACCTTGTGTCAGAGGATCTTCTCTGGAACCTTCTCACCGTCAACATGGGATCGGTTACCATGCTCACCCGCAAGATCCTGCCCCAGATGATTGGTCGCCGAAAGGGAGCCATTGTCAACCTGGGATCCTCCTCCGAGCTCCAGCCACTGCCCAACATGACCGTCTATGCTGCGAGCAAGAAGTTTGTCACCTACTTCTCCAAGGCCCTCGAACTGGAGGTGGCGGAACACAATATCCACGTGCAGCTGGTGATGCCCAACTTTGTGGTCACCAAGATGAATGCCTACGCCGATCGGGTAATGCAGGGAGGTCTGTTCTTCCCGAACGCATATACTTTTGCCCGGTCCGCCGTATTTACACTGGGAAAAACGAGCGAGACCAACGGTTTTTGGACCCACGGAATTCAG TATGCCTTCATGAAACTGGCTCCCCTGCCGATCCGCACATTCTTGGGACACCAACTCTTCAAGCGACTGAGAATCGAGGCCCTcgagcaaaagcaaaagaaactGAAGCTTACTTAA
- the LOC120446029 gene encoding hydroxysteroid dehydrogenase-like protein 1 isoform X2: MAFIWQLISAAIYLVGLLTIGVFLYDNLKSLVSIIKAVLEPYFQPHLPKTLVEKFGQWAVVTGATDGIGKEYARELARQGINLVLISRTKEKLIAVTNEIESQYKVKTKWIAVDFCRGREVYDQIEKELAGIDVGILVNNVGMMYDHPESLDLVSEDLLWNLLTVNMGSVTMLTRKILPQMIGRRKGAIVNLGSSSELQPLPNMTVYAASKKFVTYFSKALELEVAEHNIHVQLVMPNFVVTKMNAYADRVMQGGLFFPNAYTFARSAVFTLGKTSETNGFWTHGIQYAFMKLAPLPIRTFLGHQLFKRLRIEALEQKQKKLKLT; the protein is encoded by the exons ATGGCGTTCATTTGGCAGCTGATCTCGGCGGCAATCTACCTGGTCGGATTGCTCACCATCGGTGTATTCCTGTACGACAACCTCAAGTCCTTGGTCAGCATAATCAAGGCCGTCCTGGAACCCTATTTCCAGCCGCACTTGCCAAAGACATTGGTGGAAAAGTTCGGACAATGGGCAG TGGTGACTGGCGCAACCGATGGCATTGGAAAGGAGTATGCCAGGGAGCTGGCTCGCCAGGGTATCAACCTGGTGCTCATCTCGCGGACGAAGGAGAAGCTTATTGCGGTGACCAATGAGATTG AGAGCCAGTACAAAGTGAAGACCAAGTGGATTGCAGTGGATTTCTGCAGGGGACGCGAGGTGTACGATCAGATTGAAAAGGAACTAGCGGGCATAGACGTTGGCATTTTGG TCAACAACGTGGGTATGATGTATGACCACCCAGAGAGCCTTGACCTTGTGTCAGAGGATCTTCTCTGGAACCTTCTCACCGTCAACATGGGATCGGTTACCATGCTCACCCGCAAGATCCTGCCCCAGATGATTGGTCGCCGAAAGGGAGCCATTGTCAACCTGGGATCCTCCTCCGAGCTCCAGCCACTGCCCAACATGACCGTCTATGCTGCGAGCAAGAAGTTTGTCACCTACTTCTCCAAGGCCCTCGAACTGGAGGTGGCGGAACACAATATCCACGTGCAGCTGGTGATGCCCAACTTTGTGGTCACCAAGATGAATGCCTACGCCGATCGGGTAATGCAGGGAGGTCTGTTCTTCCCGAACGCATATACTTTTGCCCGGTCCGCCGTATTTACACTGGGAAAAACGAGCGAGACCAACGGTTTTTGGACCCACGGAATTCAG TATGCCTTCATGAAACTGGCTCCCCTGCCGATCCGCACATTCTTGGGACACCAACTCTTCAAGCGACTGAGAATCGAGGCCCTcgagcaaaagcaaaagaaactGAAGCTTACTTAA
- the LOC120444511 gene encoding uncharacterized protein LOC120444511 isoform X2, with protein MRWKIQFALFAIIQIVRSQDEEHAGSVTEVEMEVDSEIESGQFFSHLYKSNLQQLVKIKNDSMDPCDDFYAHACGNFDQTKEENPEDYLPPYLYNQQDRMNFFTAEVGNFETIPGRLISQLYAECRKRGERNFFTPTRSTSHWERMLEEIPFLARHKEVLSSWPFLKHQWERRSLNGQLNWIVLSAQLLAHGLPTLLHIYFAMDTIYVSPMEELRCPSIADFQSSLSDVMEGRHHQVPRIISHEMRVLCRRLRGELPLARSLSRNAKTTASRPGQEQLLLDENTMEFIQQYFAALNFSEERLEGARKFLLDVEKITHGWEVLKQTEPRIVYNYVAWQAKEQLRYPDCYKKLRRSKLSRRDWFGHLWPASMEKKELQVARILHNYAENYLNITELNENYGGLGFVKNSFYGNLLILRRAQLRHSFVSPYVDEEDVNQPAYFLRHFLHFVLLSLHRPTYHYYATHGLELWRESRLLLDTDGHYSAMDCLERQSLQHYDAKLAPIYRPLGSHEIGEIFQFYRSFQYSLRDYHFWLQGERFAFAENFVLDYFGLNPQRVLFYAVAQQLCNRQTEIFAAQLNRGYMNLPEFQEAFKCSPEKAMNPPSRCMINMCEKPLT; from the exons ATGCGCTGGAAGATTCAGTTTGCTTTATTCGCTATTATTCAAATAGTGAGGTCTCAAGATGAAGAACATGCGGGTTCAGTTacggaagtggaaatggaagtggattCGGAGATAGAATCGGGCCAGTTTTTTAGCCATTTGTACAAAAGCAACTTGCAACAGTTGGTAAAAATTAAGAATGACTCAATGGATCCGTGTGATGACTTCTATGCACATGCTTGTGGAAACTTCGATCAAACGAAGGAGGAAAATCCAGAGGATTACCTTCCACCTTATTTGTATAACCAACAAGACAGAATGAACTTCTTTACGGCTGAGGTTGGAAATTTCGAAACTATACCAGGACGGTTGATTTCTCAACTGTATGCGGAATGCCGAAAGAGGGGAGAACGGAATTTTTTTACCCCTACTCGTTCGACTTCCCATTGGGAACGCATGCTGGAGGAGATTCCATTCCTAGCCAGACATAAAGAGGTGCTCTCTTCCTGGCCTTTCCTCAAACACCAATGGGAGCGAAGGAGCCTTAATGGGCAGCTGAATTGGATAGTTCTGTCAGCTCAACTTTTAGCCCATGGCTTGCCCACCCTACTTCATATCTATTTCGCCATGGATACGATCTATGTGAGTCCCATGGAGGAGCTGCGCTGTCCTAGTATCGCGGATTTCCAATCAAGCTTATCTGATGTCATGGAAGGTCGACATCATCAAGTGCCCCGCATAATATCACATGAGATGAGGGTCCTGTGTCGCCGACTAAGAGGAGAACTCCCACTTGCAAGAAGTTTGAGCAGAAATGCCAAAACCACCGCCTCCAGACCAGGTCAAGAACAGCTCCTCCTGGATGAAAACACAATGGAATTTATTCAGCAGTATTTTGCCGCACTTAACTTCTCCGAGGAGCGGCTGGAAGGAGCGCGCAAGTTTCTTCTAGATGTCGAGAAGATCACTCATGGCTGGGAAGTACTCAAGCAAACGGAACCTCGCATTGTGTACAACTATGTGGCGTGGCAAGCTAAGGAGCAGCTTCGATATCCGGATTGCTATAAG AAACTTAGGAGATCCAAATTGTCCAGAAGAGATTGGTTTGGACACCTGTGGCCAGCTTCTATGGAGAAAAAGGAGCTTCAGGTGGCACGCATTCTCCACAATTATGCAGAAAACTATCTAAACATAACTGAACTAAACGAAAACTACGGAGGATTGGGATTCGTAAAGAACTCCTTTTATGGAAATCTCCTGATCCTCAGACGGGCTCAACTGCGTCATAGTTTTGTATCGCCGTATGTGGACGAGGAAGATGTAAATCAGCCAGCCTATTTCTTGAGACATTTTCTCCATTTCGTGCTGCTTTCCTTGCACCGCCCCACTTATCACTATTATGCCACACATGGCTTGGAACTTTGGAGGGAATCCCGACTTCTCTTGGATACCGACGGCCACTATTCTGCCATGGATTGTTTAGAAAGACAGTCACTTCAACACTACGATGCAAAATTGGCTCCTATTTACAGGCCACTTGGTTCGCACGAGATAGGAGAGATCTTCCAGTTTTATCGCTCTTTTCAGTATTCTCTCAGGGATTATCACTTTTGGCTTCAAGGTGAAAGGTTCGCCTTTGCGGAGAACTTTGTGCTGGATTACTTCGGATTGAATCCACAAAGGGTTCTCTTCTATGCAGTGGCCCAGCAGTTATGCAACCGCCAAACGGAGATTTTTGCTGCCCAGTTGAATAGGGGTTACATGAATCTTCCTGAGTTCCAGGAGGCCTTTAAGTGCAGTCCCGAAAAGGCCATGAATCCCCCATCCAGATGCATGATCAACATGTGTGAAAAGCCACTTACTTGA
- the LOC120444511 gene encoding uncharacterized protein LOC120444511 isoform X1 — protein sequence MRWKIQFALFAIIQIVRSQDEEHAGSVTEVEMEVDSEIESGQFFSHLYKSNLQQLVKIKNDSMDPCDDFYAHACGNFDQTKEENPEDYLPPYLYNQQDRMNFFTAEVGNFETIPGRLISQLYAECRKRGERNFFTPTRSTSHWERMLEEIPFLARHKEVLSSWPFLKHQWERRSLNGQLNWIVLSAQLLAHGLPTLLHIYFAMDTIYVSPMEELRCPSIADFQSSLSDVMEGRHHQVPRIISHEMRVLCRRLRGELPLARSLSRNAKTTASRPGQEQLLLDENTMEFIQQYFAALNFSEERLEGARKFLLDVEKITHGWEVLKQTEPRIVYNYVAWQAKEQLRYPDCYKVSEEFERLVHAEYWQWHVLRPHLSREVALASFQLHTTLFQKLRRSKLSRRDWFGHLWPASMEKKELQVARILHNYAENYLNITELNENYGGLGFVKNSFYGNLLILRRAQLRHSFVSPYVDEEDVNQPAYFLRHFLHFVLLSLHRPTYHYYATHGLELWRESRLLLDTDGHYSAMDCLERQSLQHYDAKLAPIYRPLGSHEIGEIFQFYRSFQYSLRDYHFWLQGERFAFAENFVLDYFGLNPQRVLFYAVAQQLCNRQTEIFAAQLNRGYMNLPEFQEAFKCSPEKAMNPPSRCMINMCEKPLT from the coding sequence ATGCGCTGGAAGATTCAGTTTGCTTTATTCGCTATTATTCAAATAGTGAGGTCTCAAGATGAAGAACATGCGGGTTCAGTTacggaagtggaaatggaagtggattCGGAGATAGAATCGGGCCAGTTTTTTAGCCATTTGTACAAAAGCAACTTGCAACAGTTGGTAAAAATTAAGAATGACTCAATGGATCCGTGTGATGACTTCTATGCACATGCTTGTGGAAACTTCGATCAAACGAAGGAGGAAAATCCAGAGGATTACCTTCCACCTTATTTGTATAACCAACAAGACAGAATGAACTTCTTTACGGCTGAGGTTGGAAATTTCGAAACTATACCAGGACGGTTGATTTCTCAACTGTATGCGGAATGCCGAAAGAGGGGAGAACGGAATTTTTTTACCCCTACTCGTTCGACTTCCCATTGGGAACGCATGCTGGAGGAGATTCCATTCCTAGCCAGACATAAAGAGGTGCTCTCTTCCTGGCCTTTCCTCAAACACCAATGGGAGCGAAGGAGCCTTAATGGGCAGCTGAATTGGATAGTTCTGTCAGCTCAACTTTTAGCCCATGGCTTGCCCACCCTACTTCATATCTATTTCGCCATGGATACGATCTATGTGAGTCCCATGGAGGAGCTGCGCTGTCCTAGTATCGCGGATTTCCAATCAAGCTTATCTGATGTCATGGAAGGTCGACATCATCAAGTGCCCCGCATAATATCACATGAGATGAGGGTCCTGTGTCGCCGACTAAGAGGAGAACTCCCACTTGCAAGAAGTTTGAGCAGAAATGCCAAAACCACCGCCTCCAGACCAGGTCAAGAACAGCTCCTCCTGGATGAAAACACAATGGAATTTATTCAGCAGTATTTTGCCGCACTTAACTTCTCCGAGGAGCGGCTGGAAGGAGCGCGCAAGTTTCTTCTAGATGTCGAGAAGATCACTCATGGCTGGGAAGTACTCAAGCAAACGGAACCTCGCATTGTGTACAACTATGTGGCGTGGCAAGCTAAGGAGCAGCTTCGATATCCGGATTGCTATAAGGTATCTGAGGAGTTCGAGAGACTAGTGCACGCTGAATATTGGCAATGGCATGTTTTGAGACCCCATCTGAGCAGGGAAGTCGCTCTGGCATCCTTTCAACTTCATACCACTCTTTTTCAGAAACTTAGGAGATCCAAATTGTCCAGAAGAGATTGGTTTGGACACCTGTGGCCAGCTTCTATGGAGAAAAAGGAGCTTCAGGTGGCACGCATTCTCCACAATTATGCAGAAAACTATCTAAACATAACTGAACTAAACGAAAACTACGGAGGATTGGGATTCGTAAAGAACTCCTTTTATGGAAATCTCCTGATCCTCAGACGGGCTCAACTGCGTCATAGTTTTGTATCGCCGTATGTGGACGAGGAAGATGTAAATCAGCCAGCCTATTTCTTGAGACATTTTCTCCATTTCGTGCTGCTTTCCTTGCACCGCCCCACTTATCACTATTATGCCACACATGGCTTGGAACTTTGGAGGGAATCCCGACTTCTCTTGGATACCGACGGCCACTATTCTGCCATGGATTGTTTAGAAAGACAGTCACTTCAACACTACGATGCAAAATTGGCTCCTATTTACAGGCCACTTGGTTCGCACGAGATAGGAGAGATCTTCCAGTTTTATCGCTCTTTTCAGTATTCTCTCAGGGATTATCACTTTTGGCTTCAAGGTGAAAGGTTCGCCTTTGCGGAGAACTTTGTGCTGGATTACTTCGGATTGAATCCACAAAGGGTTCTCTTCTATGCAGTGGCCCAGCAGTTATGCAACCGCCAAACGGAGATTTTTGCTGCCCAGTTGAATAGGGGTTACATGAATCTTCCTGAGTTCCAGGAGGCCTTTAAGTGCAGTCCCGAAAAGGCCATGAATCCCCCATCCAGATGCATGATCAACATGTGTGAAAAGCCACTTACTTGA
- the LOC120444512 gene encoding phospholipase A1 member A encodes MHWRFVIGWLVLVSFNRETIGKVFLNLKPIPIQHEDESTTEGSTNPTPSTPTTPSNRDITVGPCKWAIGRSCPDPDVKYYIYTRHNPMDRQCLHIDESLEKSNLTDSYFNPRYPTKIIIHGYNSDMFLHPLQQMREEYLAKADYNIIYVDWSILSPGPCYVSAVHNTKHAGTCTAQLVERLVETGNTDIHVIGFSLGAQVPNYIARNLSSFMLPRITGLDPAMPLFITSGKADKLDPSDASYVDVIHTNALVQGKMERCGHADFYMNGGIMQPGCNGQKINSFACSHQRAPAYFLESIRSPKGFWGWACSGYISYLLGMCPPTNFLLEAGDNIRPTTRGMFMIDTNDSSPFALGKWTDLPTLGAKQPQWRTPLQELKAPPNQGVDPLLHHIDQFGKLAANFNNLQMWPSEHDPYEHWTSFSPEQKENDGDGDSVEEQTPVEFVEPDDRQIGTQARPTHSWWDYRRNLTYGFMENNIFAVPTVD; translated from the exons ATGCACTGGCGATTTGTCATAGGTTGGCTGGTTCTAG TCAGCTTCAACCGGGAGACTATCGGAAAAGTATTCCTAAATCTAAAACCTATTCCCATTCAACATGAGGATGAGAGCACCACTGAGGGGTCTACTAATCCCACACCCTCTACACCAACAACACCCTCGAATAGGGATATTACCGTCGGTCCGTGCAAGTGGGCTATAGGTCGAAGTTGTCCGGATCCGGATGTCAAGTATTACATCTATACGCGACACAATCCGATGGACAGGCAGTGCCTCCACATAGACGAGTCCCTGGAGAAGTCCAACCTGACTGACTCCTACTTTAACCCTCGATATCCCACTAAGATTATCATCCACGGCTATAACTCGGATATGTTTTTACATCCCCTGCAACAGATGAGAGAAG AATACCTGGCCAAAGCGGACTACAATATCATATATGTGGACTGGAGTATCCTCTCCCCAGGACCCTGCTACGTAAGTGCCGTTCATAACACCAAACACGCTGGAACCTGCACAGCACAGTTGGTAGAGCGCCTGGTGGAGACGGGTAATACGGATATCCATGTGATAGGCTTCTCACTCGGAGCTCAAGTGCCCAACTACATAGCCAGGAATTTGAGTTCGTTCATGCTGCCAAGGATTACGGGATTGGATCCAGCAATGCCTCTTTTCATCACCTCCGGCAAGGCGGATAAACTGGATCCCAGTGATGCCAGCTATGTGGATGTCATACACACAAATGCATTGGTCCAGGGAAAAATGGAGAGATGTGGCCATGCGGATTTTTACATGAATGGTGGAATCATGCAGCCGGGATGCAACGGACAGAAAATAA ATTCCTTTGCCTGCAGTCACCAACGTGCTCCAGCGTACTTCCTCGAATCCATCCGCTCACCCAAGGGTTTTTGGGGATGGGCTTGCAGTGGCTACATATCCTACCTCCTGGGAATGTGTCCTCCCACGAATTTTTTGCTTGAAGCTGGCGACAATATACGGCCCACTACAAGGGGAATGTTTATGATAGACACCAATGACAGTTCGCCATTTGCTCTGGGCAAGTGGACGGATCTGCCCACTTTGGGTGCAAAGCAACCGCAGTGGCGAACTCCGCTCCAAGAACTGAAGGCGCCTCCAAACCAAGGTGTGGATCCCCTACTGCATCACATCGATCAGTTTGGCAAACTGGCAGCCAACTTCAACAACCTTCAGATGTGGCCCAGCGAGCACGATCCCTACGAGCATTGGACGAGCTTCAGTCCAGAACAGAAAGAGAACGATGGCGACGGTGACTCTGTGGAAGAGCAGACCCCGGTGGAGTTTGTTGAGCCGGACGACCGCCAGATAGGCACGCAGGCACGTCCCACACATAGCTGGTGGGATTACAGAAGAAATCTTACATATGGATTCATGGAGAATAACATCTTTGCTGTGCCCACAGTGGACTAG